One segment of Acidobacteriota bacterium DNA contains the following:
- a CDS encoding glycosyltransferase family 2 protein has protein sequence MYKGNRITVVIPCLNEEEGIPLVLKQIPNFVDEILVVDNGSTDRTADIATSYGATVIQESIRGYGRAYKTGLANARGDIIITLDGDHSYPVDAISYLIEALLHSGVRFVSASRFPVQNPAAMSFKHKFGNIVLSLCLSLLYFRWVRDSQSGMWIFYRDILKQFRLRSDLMAFSEEIKIEAIRNREVGFREIPINFSNRMGEIKLQPWRDGFRNLLFLFQKRFRP, from the coding sequence ATGTACAAGGGTAACCGGATCACAGTGGTCATCCCGTGCCTCAATGAAGAGGAAGGGATTCCGCTCGTCTTGAAACAGATTCCCAATTTCGTGGACGAGATCCTTGTCGTCGATAACGGTTCCACGGACCGGACCGCCGACATCGCCACATCATATGGCGCCACGGTCATCCAGGAAAGCATCCGCGGCTATGGGCGGGCCTATAAGACCGGCCTGGCCAACGCGCGAGGTGATATCATCATCACCCTGGACGGCGACCACTCCTACCCTGTGGATGCCATTTCATATCTCATAGAGGCTCTGCTCCACTCCGGCGTCCGCTTCGTCTCGGCCTCCCGGTTTCCGGTGCAGAATCCCGCGGCCATGTCCTTCAAGCACAAATTCGGCAACATCGTGCTCAGCCTGTGCCTGTCGCTGCTCTACTTCCGCTGGGTGCGCGATTCGCAGTCGGGCATGTGGATCTTCTACCGTGATATTCTGAAGCAGTTCCGGCTCCGCAGCGACCTGATGGCGTTTTCGGAAGAGATCAAGATCGAGGCCATTCGCAACCGGGAAGTCGGATTTCGAGAGATCCCCATCAACTTCTCGAACCGGATGGGCGAGATCAAACTCCAGCCGTGGCGGGACGGCTTCCGCAACTTGCTGTTCCTGTTCCAGAAGCGGTTCCGGCCGTGA